Proteins from one Gossypium raimondii isolate GPD5lz chromosome 8, ASM2569854v1, whole genome shotgun sequence genomic window:
- the LOC105792819 gene encoding uncharacterized protein LOC105792819, with amino-acid sequence MASTKVQRIMTQPINLIFRFLQSKARIQIWLFEQKDLRIEGRIIGFDEYMNLVLDDAEEVNVKKKSRKSLGRILLKGDNITLMMNSGK; translated from the exons ATGGCGAGCACCAAAGTACAGAGGATTATGACCCAACCCATC AACCTGATCTTCAGGTTTCTCCAAAGT AAAGCTCGCATTCAGATTTGGCTTTTCGAGCAGAAAGATTTGAGGATTGAAGGCCGAATCATT GGTTTTGACGAGTACATGAATTTAGTTCTTGATGATGCTGAAGAAGTTAACGTCAAGAAGAAAAGCCGAAAGTCATTAG GAAGGATTCTTCTTAAAGGAGACAACATTACTCTTATGATGAATAG TGGAAAATGA
- the LOC105792820 gene encoding diacylglycerol kinase 4, whose amino-acid sequence MAKPSSEGDSSTASRTGSRSTMGESSLKGCGFSSFTGFRAEKEDVLRLAMPLYLRLAMLDCIKKKDVDAGDQHFQTSSSEDDPCENPVVVFINPKSGGRNGSVLQDRLQHMISQEQVFDLHNVKPDEFVRYGLGCLEKRAEKDNCAKEARKNIRVVVAGGDGTVGWVLGCLGVLHEKDQFPVPPVAIIPLGTGNDLARSFGWGGSFPFSRRSAIKRALQRATNGRICHLDSWHVVVQMPGGEVVDPPHSLKTTEVCDVDQNLKIEGRVPDKVNCYEGVFYNYFSIGMDAQVAYGFHHLRNEKPYLAQGPISNKIIYSGYSCSQGWFLTPCMSDPSLRGLNNILSIHIKRKNSSKWEPIEIPRSVRAIVALNLHSYGSGRNPWGNLKPDYLQKRGFVEAHVDDGILEIFGLKQGWHASFVMVELISAKHIAQASSIRLELSGGDWRDAFLQMDGEPWKQPMSKEYSTIVEIKRVPFPSVMVNGE is encoded by the exons atggcTAAGCCGTCGTCGGAAGGAGATTCTTCGACGGCATCACGGACCGGTTCACGTTCCACGATGGGGGAATCATCGTTGAAAGGTTGCGGTTTTTCGAGTTTTACCGGTTTTAGGGCTGAGAAGGAAGATGTTCTGAGGCTGGCGATGCCTCTATATCTACGCTTGGCTATGCTTGATTGTATTAAGAAAAAAGACGTCGACGCCGGTGACCAGCATTTTCAAACGAGCAGCTCCGAAGATGATCCTTGTGAAAATCCTGTCGTCGTTTTTATTAACCCTAAAAGCGGCGGCCGGAATGGTTCCGTCCTTCAAGACCGTCTCCAGCATATGATTAGCCAAGAGCAG GTATTTGACCTCCATAATGTGAAACCGGATGAATTTGTACGTTATGGATTGGGTTGCCTTGAGAAGCGGGCTGAAAAAGACAATTGTGCCAAAGAGGCAAGGAAGAACATCAGGGTTGTG GTTGCTGGTGGTGATGGTACAGTTGGTTGGGTGCTTGGATGTCTTGGAGTGCTTCATGAAAAGGATCAGTTTCCGGTTCCTCCTGTAGCTATTATTCCTCTTGGTACGGGCAATGACTTAGCTAGAAGTTTCGGTTGG GGAGGTTCATTTCCTTTTTCCCGGAGATCAGCTATTAAGAGAGCTTTGCAAAGAGCTACTAACGGTCGAATTTGCCATTTAGATAG TTGGCATGTTGTGGTGCAAATGCCTGGCGGAGAAGTTGTTGATCCTCCCCATTCTTTGAAGACTACCGAAGTGTGTGATGTTGATCAG AATTTGAAGATTGAAGGGCGTGTTCCAGACAAAGTAAACTGCTACGAAGGAGTTTTCTATAATTACTTTAGCATAG GAATGGATGCGCAAGTGGCTTATGGATTTCATCATTTACGTAATGAGAAACCTTACCTTGCACAAGGTCCTATTTCAAACAAG ATTATTTACTCCGGTTACAGTTGCAGTCAGGGTTGGTTTCTCACACCTTGCATGAGTGATCCAAGTTTAAG GGGACTCAATAACATTTTAAGTATCCACATTAAAAGGAAGAACTCCTCAAAATGGGAGCCGATCGAAATCCCTAGAAG TGTGAGGGCCATTGTTGCTTTAAATCTTCATAGTTATGGAAGTGGGCGAAATCCATGGGGTAATCTAAAACCCGATTACTTGCAAAAG AGAGGCTTTGTCGAGGCCCATGTTGATGATGGTATACTAGAAATTTTTGGCTTAAAGCAAGGATGGCATGCATCGTTTGTAATGGTTGAGCTCATATCTGCAAAACACATCGCACAG gCGTCATCGATTCGATTGGAGTTAAGTGGTGGAGATTGGAGAGATGCATTTTTGCAAATGGATGGGGAGCCATGGAAACAACCCATGAGCAAAGAGTATTCCACCATTGTGGAAATTAAAAGGGTGCCATTTCCGTCAGTAATGGTCAATGGAGAGTGA
- the LOC105792823 gene encoding protein SUPPRESSOR OF MAX2 1 isoform X1, giving the protein MRVGLSTIQQTLTPEAATVLNHSIAEASRRNHGQTTPLHVAAMLLSSPAGFLRQACIKSHPSSSHPLQCRALELCFSVALERLPTSQSADNGGTGLDPPISNALMAALKRAQAHQRRGCPEQQQPLLAVKVELEQLIISILDDPSVSRVMSEASFSSPAVKSAIEQSLNGKNPTGTIRLGFKPAVAAPSVNRNLYLNPRLQQKADSQSGHQRNEDVQKVFDILTKRKKRNPVLVGEPAPESVVQEILRMIQGKEIDGIFKNVEVVHLWKDLALDKPQMVAKIKELGTQIGAKIGNLDFGGVILDLGDLKWLVESNQPIGAQRLSLLEPGGAAAVAEMAKLQRFGEGNGRLWLIGTATCETYLRCQVYYPSMENDWDLQAVPVASKMLSRFGSNGILNGSVESLSSMNGFVTTAARPRQLSENFDPTRKQGCCPQCMQNYEQEVAKLLAAKEFEKPLSDANSKSTQPALPQWLQNARVHDDQAQQKIQELQKKWNDTCLHLHPKFHQSGLSSDQFAPMALSMTSLVPFQPKLTLNRCSGETLQRIPNLVASQPGSPVRTDLVLGRPKITETELERTHKECVRDFLGCLPSEPWNKLQDLKSNKLLNALDADSFKKLLKGLTEKVWWQQDAASAVAAAVTRCKLDNGKRQGAGSKGDVWLLFSGPDRVGKKKMASVLSNQVCGADPVVIGLGSRRDDGESDLSFRGKTVLDRIAEAVKRNPFSVVMLEDIDEANMLVRGGIKQAMERGRLTDSHGREISLGNVIFILTANWLPDNLKFSSNGISLDETKLTCIASGGWQLRLSVLEKTSKRRACWLHEASRATKPRKDTSSPLCFDLNEATNVEDGSHHSSDLTVNHEEHGLANRLSSNSTSSIPRELLDSVNDAIVFKPVDFGPIRRNISNNITKRFSSIIGERVSIEIIDDALEKIMSGVWIGRTGLEEWIEKRLVPSLQRLKTQFPVSDESLVVRLELDDESCERSHGDWLPSSVKVVLDAFS; this is encoded by the exons ATGAGAGTTGGGTTAAGTACGATCCAACAAACACTTACGCCGGAGGCGGCAACCGTGTTAAACCATTCAATAGCCGAAGCAAGCCGTCGGAATCACGGCCAAACGACGCCGCTTCATGTGGCGGCAATGCTTCTATCGTCTCCCGCCGGATTCCTTCGCCAAGCGTGTATTAAATCACACCCGAGTTCATCCCACCCGTTACAGTGTCGAGCTTTGGAGCTTTGTTTCAGTGTGGCGTTGGAACGTCTCCCAACTTCTCAAAGCGCCGACAATGGCGGCACCGGACTCGACCCGCCGATTTCAAACGCTTTGATGGCTGCTTTGAAACGCGCTCAAGCCCATCAACGCCGTGGGTGTCCCGAACAACAGCAACCGCTTTTGGCTGTTAAAGTTGAATTAGAACAGTTGATTATATCGATCCTCGATGATCCAAGCGTTAGTAGAGTAATGAGTGAAGCTAGTTTTTCAAGTCCAGCAGTTAAATCCGCCATTGAACAATCCTTGAACGGAAAGAATCCGACCGGGACAATCCGTCTCGGGTTCAAACCGGCCGTTGCCGCCCCTTCTGTTAACCGGAATTTGTATCTGAACCCGAGGTTACAACAAAAGGCAGACAGCCAGTCAGGGCATCAAAGGAATGAAGATGTCCAAAAGGTGTTTGATATTTTGacgaagagaaagaaaaggaaccCGGTTTTGGTGGGCGAACCCGCGCCGGAATCGGTGGTTCAAGAGATTTTAAGGATGATTCAAGGTAAAGAAATTGATGGGATTTTTAAAAACGTTGAAGTGGTTCATTTATGGAAGGATTTGGCATTGGATAAACCCCAAATGGTTGCAAAAATCAAGGAATTAGGCACTCAAATTGGAGCCAAGATTGGGAATTTGGATTTTGGAGGGGTCATTCTTGATTTGGGTGACTTGAAATGGCTAGTAGAGAGTAACCAGCCGATCGGGGCTCAACGGCTGTCTCTACTGGAACCAGGCGGTGCTGCTGCGGTGGCGGAGATGGCGAAGTTGCAGCGGTTCGGAGAAGGTAATGGGAGACTATGGTTGATTGGAACAGCTACTTGTGAAACTTATTTGAGGTGCCAAGTTTATTATCCTTCAATGGAGAATGATTGGGATTTGCAAGCAGTTCCTGTTGCTTCTAAAATGCTTTCAAG GTTTGGGAGCAATGGGATCCTTAACGGTTCTGTTGAGTCCTTATCCTCGATGAATGGGTTTGTGACTACAGCTGCTCGACCTAGGCAACTCTCAGAGAACTTCGACCCTACCCGAAAACAAGGATGTTGTCCACAGTGCATGCAGAATTACGAACAAGAGGTTGCCAAACTTTTAGCAGCCAAGGAGTTCGAGAAACCATTGTCTGATGCTAATTCCAAATCAACTCAGCCGGCATTGCCGCAATGGTTGCAGAATGCAAGAGTCCATGATGATCAGGCACAG CAGAAGATTCAAGAACTCCAGAAGAAATGGAATGATACTTGCTTGCATCTACACCCGAAATTTCATCAATCCGGTTTAAGCTCTGACCAGTTTGCTCCTATGGCTCTTTCTATGACGAGTTTGGTGCCTTTCCAGCCCAAATTAACATTAAACAGGTGCAGTGGGGAGACACTGCAACGGATCCCGAATCTTGTAGCTAGCCAACCTGGAAGTCCGGTAAGAACAGACCTTGTTCTTGGACGGCCAAAGATAACCGAGACCGAACTTGAAAGAACACATAAAGAGTGTGTGAGGGACTTTTTGGGCTGCCTACCTTCCGAACCATGGAACAAGTTACAGGATTTGAAAAGCAACAAACTGTTAAACGCGTTAGATGCTGATTCGTTCAAGAAACTCCTTAAAGGTCTAACTGAGAAGGTGTGGTGGCAGCAGGATGCAGCATCTGCGGTGGCTGCAGCAGTGACGCGGTGTAAACTAGACAATGGAAAACGACAGGGTGCTGGATCAAAGGGTGATGTTTGGTTATTGTTTTCCGGTCCCGACAGGGTTGGCAAGAAGAAGATGGCGTCGGTCCTCTCAAATCAAGTATGCGGGGCTGATCCCGTGGTGATAGGTCTTGGCTCGAGACGTGATGATGGGGAATCCGATTTGAGTTTCCGTGGTAAAACTGTGCTGGATAGAATAGCAGAGGCTGTTAAGAGGAATCCTTTCTCGGTAGTAATGCTTGAAGACATAGACGAAGCAAATATGTTAGTTAGAGGTGGCATAAAACAAGCAATGGAGAGAGGCCGACTCACTGATTCTCACGGTCGTGAGATCAGTCTCggaaatgttatttttattctcaCTGCAAATTGGTTGCCAGATAATCTCAAATTCTCATCAAATGGTATTTCCCTGGATGAAACGAAGCTCACCTGTATCGCAAGTGGAGGTTGGCAATTAAGGTTATCCGTTTTGGAGAAAACTTCAAAGCGTCGAGCTTGTTGGCTACATGAGGCAAGCCGAGCAACAAAGCCAAGGAAGGATACCAGTTCACCGCTATGTTTTGATCTTAATGAAGCGACTAATGTGGAAGATGGATCACACCACTCGAGCGATCTCACGGTCAACCACGAAGAACATGGCCTCGCTAATAGGCTATCATCCAACTCAACATCATCAATACCCCGTGAACTGCTTGATTCTGTCAACGATGCAATCGTCTTCAAACCCGTCGACTTCGGTCCCATTAGACGCAATATATCAAACAACATAACAAAAAGATTTTCCAGCATTATCGGGGAAAGGGTATCGATCGAGATCATAGATGATGCTCTAGAAAAGATTATGAGTGGTGTATGGATAGGTAGAACCGGATTAGAAGAATGGATAGAGAAAAGATTGGTTCCGAGCTTGCAACGGTTGAAAACACAATTTCCCGTGTCAGATGAGTCTCTAGTTGTCCGACTTGAACTCGATGACGAATCCTGTGAACGAAGCCATGGAGATTGGCTGCCTAGTAGTGTCAAGGTGGTCCTTGATGCGTTCTCATAG
- the LOC105792823 gene encoding protein SUPPRESSOR OF MAX2 1 isoform X2, producing the protein MRVGLSTIQQTLTPEAATVLNHSIAEASRRNHGQTTPLHVAAMLLSSPAGFLRQACIKSHPSSSHPLQCRALELCFSVALERLPTSQSADNGGTGLDPPISNALMAALKRAQAHQRRGCPEQQQPLLAVKVELEQLIISILDDPSVSRVMSEASFSSPAVKSAIEQSLNGKNPTGTIRLGFKPAVAAPSVNRNLYLNPRLQQKADSQSGHQRNEDVQKVFDILTKRKKRNPVLVGEPAPESVVQEILRMIQGKEIDGIFKNVEVVHLWKDLALDKPQMVAKIKELGTQIGAKIGNLDFGGVILDLGDLKWLVESNQPIGAQRLSLLEPGGAAAVAEMAKLQRFGEGNGRLWLIGTATCETYLRCQVYYPSMENDWDLQAVPVASKMLSRFGSNGILNGSVESLSSMNGFVTTAARPRQLSENFDPTRKQGCCPQCMQNYEQEVAKLLAAKEFEKPLSDANSKSTQPALPQWLQNARVHDDQAQKIQELQKKWNDTCLHLHPKFHQSGLSSDQFAPMALSMTSLVPFQPKLTLNRCSGETLQRIPNLVASQPGSPVRTDLVLGRPKITETELERTHKECVRDFLGCLPSEPWNKLQDLKSNKLLNALDADSFKKLLKGLTEKVWWQQDAASAVAAAVTRCKLDNGKRQGAGSKGDVWLLFSGPDRVGKKKMASVLSNQVCGADPVVIGLGSRRDDGESDLSFRGKTVLDRIAEAVKRNPFSVVMLEDIDEANMLVRGGIKQAMERGRLTDSHGREISLGNVIFILTANWLPDNLKFSSNGISLDETKLTCIASGGWQLRLSVLEKTSKRRACWLHEASRATKPRKDTSSPLCFDLNEATNVEDGSHHSSDLTVNHEEHGLANRLSSNSTSSIPRELLDSVNDAIVFKPVDFGPIRRNISNNITKRFSSIIGERVSIEIIDDALEKIMSGVWIGRTGLEEWIEKRLVPSLQRLKTQFPVSDESLVVRLELDDESCERSHGDWLPSSVKVVLDAFS; encoded by the exons ATGAGAGTTGGGTTAAGTACGATCCAACAAACACTTACGCCGGAGGCGGCAACCGTGTTAAACCATTCAATAGCCGAAGCAAGCCGTCGGAATCACGGCCAAACGACGCCGCTTCATGTGGCGGCAATGCTTCTATCGTCTCCCGCCGGATTCCTTCGCCAAGCGTGTATTAAATCACACCCGAGTTCATCCCACCCGTTACAGTGTCGAGCTTTGGAGCTTTGTTTCAGTGTGGCGTTGGAACGTCTCCCAACTTCTCAAAGCGCCGACAATGGCGGCACCGGACTCGACCCGCCGATTTCAAACGCTTTGATGGCTGCTTTGAAACGCGCTCAAGCCCATCAACGCCGTGGGTGTCCCGAACAACAGCAACCGCTTTTGGCTGTTAAAGTTGAATTAGAACAGTTGATTATATCGATCCTCGATGATCCAAGCGTTAGTAGAGTAATGAGTGAAGCTAGTTTTTCAAGTCCAGCAGTTAAATCCGCCATTGAACAATCCTTGAACGGAAAGAATCCGACCGGGACAATCCGTCTCGGGTTCAAACCGGCCGTTGCCGCCCCTTCTGTTAACCGGAATTTGTATCTGAACCCGAGGTTACAACAAAAGGCAGACAGCCAGTCAGGGCATCAAAGGAATGAAGATGTCCAAAAGGTGTTTGATATTTTGacgaagagaaagaaaaggaaccCGGTTTTGGTGGGCGAACCCGCGCCGGAATCGGTGGTTCAAGAGATTTTAAGGATGATTCAAGGTAAAGAAATTGATGGGATTTTTAAAAACGTTGAAGTGGTTCATTTATGGAAGGATTTGGCATTGGATAAACCCCAAATGGTTGCAAAAATCAAGGAATTAGGCACTCAAATTGGAGCCAAGATTGGGAATTTGGATTTTGGAGGGGTCATTCTTGATTTGGGTGACTTGAAATGGCTAGTAGAGAGTAACCAGCCGATCGGGGCTCAACGGCTGTCTCTACTGGAACCAGGCGGTGCTGCTGCGGTGGCGGAGATGGCGAAGTTGCAGCGGTTCGGAGAAGGTAATGGGAGACTATGGTTGATTGGAACAGCTACTTGTGAAACTTATTTGAGGTGCCAAGTTTATTATCCTTCAATGGAGAATGATTGGGATTTGCAAGCAGTTCCTGTTGCTTCTAAAATGCTTTCAAG GTTTGGGAGCAATGGGATCCTTAACGGTTCTGTTGAGTCCTTATCCTCGATGAATGGGTTTGTGACTACAGCTGCTCGACCTAGGCAACTCTCAGAGAACTTCGACCCTACCCGAAAACAAGGATGTTGTCCACAGTGCATGCAGAATTACGAACAAGAGGTTGCCAAACTTTTAGCAGCCAAGGAGTTCGAGAAACCATTGTCTGATGCTAATTCCAAATCAACTCAGCCGGCATTGCCGCAATGGTTGCAGAATGCAAGAGTCCATGATGATCAGGCACAG AAGATTCAAGAACTCCAGAAGAAATGGAATGATACTTGCTTGCATCTACACCCGAAATTTCATCAATCCGGTTTAAGCTCTGACCAGTTTGCTCCTATGGCTCTTTCTATGACGAGTTTGGTGCCTTTCCAGCCCAAATTAACATTAAACAGGTGCAGTGGGGAGACACTGCAACGGATCCCGAATCTTGTAGCTAGCCAACCTGGAAGTCCGGTAAGAACAGACCTTGTTCTTGGACGGCCAAAGATAACCGAGACCGAACTTGAAAGAACACATAAAGAGTGTGTGAGGGACTTTTTGGGCTGCCTACCTTCCGAACCATGGAACAAGTTACAGGATTTGAAAAGCAACAAACTGTTAAACGCGTTAGATGCTGATTCGTTCAAGAAACTCCTTAAAGGTCTAACTGAGAAGGTGTGGTGGCAGCAGGATGCAGCATCTGCGGTGGCTGCAGCAGTGACGCGGTGTAAACTAGACAATGGAAAACGACAGGGTGCTGGATCAAAGGGTGATGTTTGGTTATTGTTTTCCGGTCCCGACAGGGTTGGCAAGAAGAAGATGGCGTCGGTCCTCTCAAATCAAGTATGCGGGGCTGATCCCGTGGTGATAGGTCTTGGCTCGAGACGTGATGATGGGGAATCCGATTTGAGTTTCCGTGGTAAAACTGTGCTGGATAGAATAGCAGAGGCTGTTAAGAGGAATCCTTTCTCGGTAGTAATGCTTGAAGACATAGACGAAGCAAATATGTTAGTTAGAGGTGGCATAAAACAAGCAATGGAGAGAGGCCGACTCACTGATTCTCACGGTCGTGAGATCAGTCTCggaaatgttatttttattctcaCTGCAAATTGGTTGCCAGATAATCTCAAATTCTCATCAAATGGTATTTCCCTGGATGAAACGAAGCTCACCTGTATCGCAAGTGGAGGTTGGCAATTAAGGTTATCCGTTTTGGAGAAAACTTCAAAGCGTCGAGCTTGTTGGCTACATGAGGCAAGCCGAGCAACAAAGCCAAGGAAGGATACCAGTTCACCGCTATGTTTTGATCTTAATGAAGCGACTAATGTGGAAGATGGATCACACCACTCGAGCGATCTCACGGTCAACCACGAAGAACATGGCCTCGCTAATAGGCTATCATCCAACTCAACATCATCAATACCCCGTGAACTGCTTGATTCTGTCAACGATGCAATCGTCTTCAAACCCGTCGACTTCGGTCCCATTAGACGCAATATATCAAACAACATAACAAAAAGATTTTCCAGCATTATCGGGGAAAGGGTATCGATCGAGATCATAGATGATGCTCTAGAAAAGATTATGAGTGGTGTATGGATAGGTAGAACCGGATTAGAAGAATGGATAGAGAAAAGATTGGTTCCGAGCTTGCAACGGTTGAAAACACAATTTCCCGTGTCAGATGAGTCTCTAGTTGTCCGACTTGAACTCGATGACGAATCCTGTGAACGAAGCCATGGAGATTGGCTGCCTAGTAGTGTCAAGGTGGTCCTTGATGCGTTCTCATAG
- the LOC105792824 gene encoding RING-H2 finger protein ATL56 codes for MPPPPPLPPQSSPTGGSTSTPSKSKEKFLSLILKAIIMMLLISFFFLILPLASFLLLLPLLLRHRRHRHRRHHLHPSSGFSSKQLKKLPQFRFSHETESVGSDSDSCVICLDGFRQGQWCRSLVGCGHLFHRKCLDGWLIKVAACPICRTRVRFENEDNCNSGPCCSRRAEFQGLFDL; via the coding sequence atgccgccgccgccgccgctACCTCCACAATCCTCCCCAACCGGTGGTTCAACGTCGACGCCGTCGAAATCGAAGGAAAAGTTCCTGTCTTTGATCTTAAAAGCCATAATTATGATGCTTCTcatctctttcttcttcctcattTTACCTTTAGCTTCTTTCCTCCTCCTCCTGCCTCTTCTCCTCCGCCACCGCCGTCACCGCCACCGTCGTCACCATCTCCATCCCTCCTCTGGGTTTTCCTCGAAACAGCTCAAAAAGCTTCCCCAATTCAGATTCTCCCACGAAACGGAATCCGTCGGGTCGGATTCGGATTCTTGTGTGATTTGCTTAGATGGGTTCAGGCAAGGTCAATGGTGTAGAAGCCTCGTTGGGTGTGGCCATTTGTTCCATAGGAAGTGTTTGGATGGTTGGTTAATCAAAGTTGCTGCTTGCCCAATTTGTAGAACGAGGGTTCGATTTGAAAATGAAGATAATTGCAATTCCGGTCCTTGTTGTTCGAGGAGAGCAGAGTTTCAGGGCTTGTTTGATTTGTAA